The window tttattttatcatttacggctaaactattctaaaaagtggaactgttttgatccatacctatgcaaaatgatccggggaatcgattggcatcgagaaaattgccaaatttccaattttctgCACAAAAACAACCAATTCAAATATAAACCAGGCCCAAAAATTTAAGCTCACATCTATCATGGTGTAACCATCCATTTTAATGACTGCAACTATTGGTACCATCCAGTACTACAACAATTCTGGGTTTTCAACAAATTCATCTTCTGGTATGGTAATTAAAGCCCACATTTCAGTCAGCCACAAAGGAAGTAACCAAACGTTCGACAAAATGTGCTTCAGCATGAATCCAAAGTCGGATTTTATTTCTTCAGTAGCATATAATGCGATGAGCGCAAACTCTTTTCGCTAGCGGCTCGTTTTCTAACTTGGGATTCGTGCGCCAAATTAACCCTTATAAAACATTTGTTAATGTACTATTTATTATACGTTATTGTAAAATTCACTTTAACATTGAACCCTgcatttaacttttaaatgtCGAAGATCAAGATGTCGAAGTACCATTTTACAGGAACCTATAAAATATTCTAATGCATATTTTTGCGAAACAGTACATTACAGCaatctgtaaatttttaaaaattgcagaCTAAAACTTGTGCAAAATTTGCAacctttgtatttttttttaatctatattgttataaataattttattaaaataactttaatatcTTTAGAGATTACATCGTTTGTGGCTCATCTATTAACGGTTCCGGCAAGTACGACAAGTTTTAGAAGGTTTCGTCATTGCCGACCAGTTTTGCGTGTTTTGACACTGACATTTACGATCATCTGTCGAACATTTGCTGATTGAAATTACAGACAcgtattgtttaaatttattgttactattTCATTGTGTTACGTGCTTAACAACATCTAAGTGCTCCTCCACATATTATCAAGTGACCAAAAAATTTGCCTCAAGTAATAACCTTAAACACTTTCGAAGTGAAAgttttataagttttttgttgtttaatttgaTATCCGGGAAGATTTCTCATCTCACAATTACGTGGACgtaacattatttatttagtctTCAATATGGTGAAGTGTAAGGTATGTTTATAACCAAAGGTTGGGGGTTTTTCTCAACTTGAAGATGTGTCATTGTGTATTCCAGGAATGTGGCTGTAATTGTAAAAGATGTTTGGCTCACGACCATGACGTACATTTACACGTCGAAATAGAAAATCTCAAACAAAAGTTAGTGGAGCGAGAAAATCACATTGTTACAATGGagactaattttttaaacgaggCTAATAAGTACCCCAGTGGCGAGTTGGTGGCCCTTAGGGAGGAGCTACTGACATGGCAGGATAAGTACAGGAGGTAATGTTCGAAAATATACCGTGAGTCTAAGGAAAAACATGATCAGGGGTgctgtgataatttttcacAGCACTCTTGACCACTTATTATCTAGTCACCATACTTAAAAAGTATCACTTTTTAAGGTTGTATGATGCTCACAGACGAGTCCAAAGAGTAAACCAAGGTCTAGAAGATAAGCTGTTGAAATTAGTAGATGTGTGTGAGACTGAGAAAAGTACGTTAACTAAACATGTAGCTACTTTATCCCAGAAACTAGCAGAGGCTAATCATACCATTAAGAAATTAACAGAAGATAATGtaagtttgttaaattaaacaagaataataggtaaaataattgtttttttaggaAAGATATAAAAATGATGTTTCTTTAGCAATACAATTTCTTCAATGCAAACAGAGTAATTTTGTAACGCGTAAATTTGATTCAGTAAGTATTACCTTACTATAACTATGGTTTCCTTAATCAACGAAAGAGATTTACCTTCTAATGTTGCGTCATTTGTTAGTTTCTTCTTACTCGTTAGTAACGAGTCGTGAcaatttacagtttttactaaattttttcaGAGATATTCTATTTTCctgataattaaaattgaaaattgttgagctttgaatttgtttaaatatactttacgataaaattttggcattatttttatgtcttaCTGTAGAGAATTTACTGGTCTTTCTgctgtattttaaaatttgttgtaaattattgtcgcaatcatttaatttacatttatagTTTTAAGTAGAATCaacgattaattaaaaaatctatcacaaaaaaagaacaaagcactagaaataaataaattattgtagttttattaatattaatattcttatttattttaattataaggtagaaaaattctgaaaaaattcacatacatagagaaaaattttaagtatttaaCGGCAAACAGTGATTTCTGTGCGACTGTTAGATTTTAAgatataataaaacatttgcTTCCTTTTGGTGACTAAAATAGTACGAAACTAATGAAGGGAAATTATCTTATCACGAAATCTCAACCTGttgattgtgttttttttaatagttaccCCATGAAGTACAAGTGCAAGTGTCTTCACATATGACAAATAAGCGAAAACccgaagaaaaaaaagtttcttatGAAATGAAAAGTATAAAAGTGCCGATCCCGACATTTCCGCCAACAGCAATGGTCTATTCAGTTCCTAAGTCTCCAAAACCTGATAGAAAACTAGAACTAGAGTCAGAGTCACCTCCTGTAGATCTAGTATCCGCTGCAATAATGGCAAAAGTCCTTGAAGAGCGCCAAAAGGAGAAAGCTTACGCGAAACATTGTGATACCTGTACTTGTTCAAAAAAACTGTCTCTAGTTTGCGACATAGCCCAGTACACTGTTGGCACCCAAACCGGCGAATACAAAAGCTCACTGTGTCTTAGATGTAACGAGAATCTTCCACAAAGCCCCCAAAAAATGCGCATTGTAAAGCACGACCCGTCGAACAAAAAGGTACCAATTTACCCCAACGAATCCACCGAAATTTCCGGAAACAACATCGTCAAAGTGCAACCAAATAACTTCCTGATTGACGAAACGCCCAACAGTTTGCTGTCCCAACCtgatatcaatttttttagtataaaCGAAGCTCCTCGTGTTAGAAACAAGTCCCCGAAGCTGGGGATCAAAGTCGAGCACCACCACCTGTGCAACAAGACATCGCCCACTTACGAACCCTCGGACACAAGTGCCAAAAACGGGTCTTCCGACAACCTCAAAGGCCCCAGATACTGTTCAATGCGTTTACAGAGCGGTTCTAGGAACATACTTTTAGACAACGCTCACAATAACGTAGCTCCAGTTTTGTATAAACAGCACAAAGTTAAACGAGAGGAAACTCCAACCATTCATGAAACGTCGCACACGGAGTCTTGCTCAAGCGAAGATTTGAAAAACATGTCCGTAACTAGCGACCATTCGGGTCATAATCAACAAGTCGCAGACTGGATACGAAACAATCTGGAAAATGATATAAGTAGTTCGGAAAATTCGCAGTCTGAGCCGCTCATTCATGGAAAACGGGGCAATTTGAGAGGAGTTGATCAAATCAAGTACGCCGAGATGGAGGAAAATGTTAAGCGGTTTTTATTTGGAGAGAGCGAGTTTTTGAAAACTGTGGAAATCGGGAAGTTGAAGTATCAGAGTTACAGGGAGAAGGATGGGGGGAATGGAAATGAAAGTAATAGTTCTAGGAGTAATTCGCATACGGAAACCgagatttaataattttatggttttttaATGTATGTTTTTTACACAAAGTGCAATCAATagtagaatttatttttatgtagtGGTAGGATCCAGAGTGTGAGGTGAGTCAAGGGCACAAAGTGTGCTTTCACTCTTGAAACTTTGCAAATATTAAAATACTGACCACTAAAATTTTCACGACttggagaaaaaaaatttaaattggcgTTTAGTTAGAtagacttttttcaaagactgtttaactttctataagaattttttgtcttGTATCTTCAATATTTTCTCACCGTTTTGGGAAATATGAGGCTGTGCGAAAAttgatttgatttaatttctttGTGAGTGAAGAGTTTGTGTTAGAACTGAATcctactgaaaaaatttggcccaaaaaattattttctcgaaaaaaaaCTGGCGATATTTATTGAACTATCTGCCTTTAAAACCCAGATGAGTTAAGAACACTAGATATTCTAGTTTCTGCTTCggctacaattttttttttcgcagAATATCTGGAAAAACATCAGCCAGTGGCTAGCTATTATCGTTTATGGTTAAAATGAGACGGTATCTAATTGCCTTTGAAACCCTAAATTTTGTTCtttgatcaatgaaagcgtcttggctttttttttggttctgTTTGTAAGAATTTCACACCTAATATCATAAAGTGAGAACGTTCATTTATCTATTACTATTAATCATTTCATCGGGTTTTCAAtaactgatataaaaaactacttctttatttcttcaaaatatttttttatcgcattttttcggattttattcggtttaatttattttggctTTTAGTCTGTTTGCTATCCTTAGGTGAACGATAACTTCTCAATTATGTCGtgctataaaaataataatatttaataataattcttacACGTTTTACACAAGTTATTATAGTCTcatatttaaaagaaattaaaattacatttaagaaaCTCATTCAAGCTCTACAAGCagtaatattacttttaatcttgttttttaataacttgcgttgcaatttaataatgtaggagtattagttattattttttctcaaagtGAGTAGTTTAGGTAAAGAACGCTTGGTTTCACACTTTTTACAATCACGTcaatgataataaaattttcttgacAGTCGCGCTAAAATAAAGGGGGGAATACGGAATTATACTTGATAAAAATAGTGATCgtgtattgtattttaaaatttttaactttgagGGACttgtttatgtaaaaaataaaaatgtagctAATTTTGACGAGTTCTATTTGTGGCTAAGGACACAACTTTTAGAAAATTGAAGCTcgatatacaaaatttttatttcactaattttttaaacttttctaTGGTATTGAATCATTTAATACGCTGTAGATTTTTGCGCTTGACTCATTTCATACTTTGGAACTTGCTGTAATTATGCGAATGTGATTCAAAAAGGTCTAAATGAAATATTGTGGCGAAAACTAGGGGAACATCTGTAATATCACAAGTAGCATTAAATAGTAAAACTAGCATTGAAGAATGGAACAAATTAAGATGAAAGCAATGCCAGTATCAGAATTATTTGcaaatagacaaaaaattagtacaaatagttattagttctactaaaattattaGCACGTCTTTAAACAAAGGTTCCTGGCGATATGTGTCGGAGTGTTTACAGCAGAACCCAATTTATCCGTGTAATTCGGAAACACACATATCATGCAAAGTGTGATGGAaacaaaaaaggcaaaattatgGATAAACGGGGTTCTATTTAACGTGCAATTTTTCATACCTGGTTTGTGTGAAAAGGCAAGGCTAGAGCAACACttaaatgttggtataattgctcgattaaaatattttctgaacAATGGCTTCAtataacgtttttaattagttcTTAAAAGTGTCATTCCTTTTTTACGAGCTACAAATCAGTGTATTTATTAGCATTGTTGTAACACATAATGTTACCACACCCCGATATGGAGTGAGAATCaacttgttttattaattcgaAACAATAGTGTTTTGATGTAATTAGGTACAATCGAATTAACTTGAGGCGACCTTAatcaaaagtaaattttttcgGTTCACATCCAGGTTTTCACGTTGTGATCAGTGCTAGTTGCCAAATTTTCTAGTTTTCTAGCGGAAATCTGAATGTACCAAACTTTTCTATCCGTTTTTACTTTGTTATAATCAATATGATAAGCTGTGATTTTTAATAGATGTGAGATTTTAGGTAGAATAGGGAAACTCCTGTCACGTCTCATGAGTTACCTGACCAacgctttatttattttgttcgtTTATCTGTGAGATTTGAGTGTTTGAGATTTTTgtcacaaataaataatttaacgaGGATGACATGAAACTCttacaattattacaattgtttCGCTTCCATGTCATTCTTAGTCTAGTGAATTTAATGTATAAAATATATCCAGTTAGTCTGACTAGTGAACATAGCTCTagtgtaaataaatacaaatatttatcCATAACAGTGTGGTTTTATTTCAACGTTTGCATGAGAAACAAGTTTTTTGGAAATGATTGTGTGCATCAAATAAACTCAGCCTACAATAATAACTGAATACGAAAATAAGTAAACAGATGTAGTAAGGAAGTGCAAAAGCTCACTCCAGCCATATACGTAAGCACATAACGGAAGACCTAGTGGATTCGTTAGCTCCAACACCTGATATCTTCTATTATTTATGATAGAACTGACTGAAGACTTTCAGCGCTCGAATTTTCCGCTCTTCTTCACATGCAGAAGCTGAACTGCACTTTCTAGCATTTAATTGATAATTGGCGATGATCTCGTAAACTTTGATGGCTATTTGGTGCAATTTGCATACTTTTACTGAGAAAAATGAGGGAAAAGTTTGAAATAGATAGGGCGCCTTGTTGGTTGTAACTCGATCTCTCGTGAATGTCCACACAAGCGTAATGGTATTGTAAACTCATTAAGAAAATATCAATTTAACGCGACTGGAAAATAGTTAGGTGACCGTCCCTTTAAAACTACATCAGgaaatcaaatttgaatttgttccATAAGTGTTTCTGGCCTAAAATTCGAGCTTTTGTCTTCGTATACGCTAGGTAGCGAATGCGCGCGCGTTTTGGACCGCATTTGCTTGTGAAACAGACGCAGTGGTGGTCGTTTGCTAGAATCTCGTGCTCGTTTGTCCGAGTCACGTTTTGTTGGAGGCTGTTAAATGTTTACAAACGCCGATTTCCGTGTGTTGCGGTTCATAGACGAGATTTATTGGAAATGTGACTGTCTGGAGTGATTGACATCGTGTCGTTCTTTAAATATGAGTGACTCGGACAAGAACGAAGATGACACTTGGGAAGACTTCTTCGGTGAGTGCTAGTCTTAAGTCACTAAGGGTTGGGAATTCATCAATGACATCCTAAGATCTAATTAGCTCATTAAAGCAACCTTGACACATGGAAACTACGATAATTATTGTttccttttttcaatttattattgaatCAGAGGTGTAGGTATGCGGTTATTTTATACTGGACGTTATTGTTTTGGTTTGTGTTCAATGACACGCAGACTTTGAGGAATGTGGCGAAATATTCTGCTCCCAAAGGTCGAAATATGCGCCCGCTTTctgttttttctcaaatttttcgattttgttTGCTTTCGTTACTTAATTAGAAGTGGTTGAgtcttttccatttttccaGTATACGAAATATTATCCACAAAGTTAATAATGTGAACAAACCTTCCAGTtctcaaaattacaaaaaagtgaagtatgtagaactaaaaatgaaaaaaagacCCAACTTCGTTTTGAACATGCTAACTTTTGATTCATAAATCATTACAAAtagtttttactttacaaaaaaaaatatttactacaGCCATTCCAtgttaacggacgggacactgcacaaattttttcattcaattttcagtttttacgaaTAGTATCAAtagaagtgattttttttaataggaacttagtaccagtcaaattgtttgcaacttacaattagagccacattttttaatttgaaatacgagcaggaaaaagaaatagacTGATgagatgacggacgggacacaaaagaCCTTACTTTTTTATGgttgttaaaaaattctgttaatttaaaaggcactaattccaaccactattttttaagtaaaaggtGGAACCTGTTATATAGTTATATTCATATGACAGAAAAAAAAGGACAATAATACATTGTATGTAGAAGAAATCACAAAACTTTTATGGTAGATAACCAGGTTTTAGCTTCTGGCGACAGTTGATGGATTttgttgaaacttttgaaactaCGAAACCGAAGAATAAGGCAATGTGCAAAGATTCtgattaattaactttttgtctacacatgacggacgggacaaaaaaccatgtgtgtgaaaatagctctaaaaaatgtattcagacaggttttaattattaaagactttaacaatattaaaatattattaaaatattggttttgtttgcgataacggacgggacagcaaaagttataaagataaaaaagaaatattacTAATCAATTTAGCTACcaatttccattttctaaacaaacagaaatagaaaaaatactcTTCAAAAATGTTCAACAGTTGTAGTACGTCAGTCTTTTATGTTATGAAAGCTCTTGTcgcaaaatatattaaatataaaccgaATCGTGTATTTTAGAGAAACTTAACATAACTAAAATcattttataataacaattaataatataataaaatgttccaaATTGGCAAAATGCCaaagattttttgaacaattattttaaaaccacTTGATTGGACACTCAAAAGCTCCGCTCGAGCTTTATGATTTATGGAGTAACCGCAAGCTCCTTTCCTATTACGCTAATAAAATCAGTGCTTACAGCTTCATTTCaagcacaaaaaattaatggtcTCACGAATATTTCTGTTTCCGACCaagcaaattattaaatgtaaattatgAACACGTAGTTTAATGGTGCGAAAAAAAGTTACTCACTCTTTGATTAAATCTTTCTACGTGCGGAAATCTAGAAAGACCTAATTGTTAATCACTCATAGTTTTGGAGTTTTTCTGTGCATGGCACGTATTTTCCCGCATTTAGTTATACATTTGTGCAAATATAGGTTATCAAAGTTGTGTTTTGTCTCGTTTTAgtcaagtttaaaaaatgtttgaacagCTTACTTGCAATCAACAAAATTGCATTGCCGtaataaaactaagaaacGTCGTATTATGTTAACTAGAAAAGTGACAGTTTTCCTTATACGTCGTAATTTAATGGCTTAGATTAGGATCTGTGGATAAAAACAAGTAAATCCTAGTCAAACTGAAAATTTATGCGTTGTCGCAGATTCGTAAAAATCCAACAACttaattaactaaattatGCCTCATATATCCAGTTTTTGCTCAATTTTATGATCGTTGACACTGTATTCGGGCTGAGATGAAACCGAATTGTGCAACTAACTTGCACACAATTTACAAGGTACAAATATTTATGAACGGATTAGTCTTTGAACAGtgttcttattttaaaatcaaacacctgttttatttttctaaagagGTAGAAAAATTCCACGGTACAAACACAGACATGCAAATTTGCTCTTGCTCATTTTATTGGTGCGTGACcggattttttgcattttgatcCACGATTTAAAATTCTTGCACTTGGCACAACGTGCGTATTAAAATGCCAACGATATCATATTTTGATACACTTAACGTAACATTTAATCCGTGAAGGACAGTTACCTTTTGTTATTGTAAACAGACTTTGGACCCggtcaaatttattcaaattttgatGAGTTTACAGTCTTGGCAAAACTGTGACAATGATCATTGACTTCCAAAATGGGCCTTCCGGCCTATCACTTGCTTGTTGTTGGAGATTTAcgtaaatgttttcaaaatagGAAGCCACATGACGGTGTAACTTCGTTCGAGGCAGAAAGACATTTAAAGGTAACCGCAGAGGGCGGATGACGATATTTATAAATGGCTCAACGGATACAAATATTTACAGTCAGCAATACCCCCATTACACACTGAACGGTTGCCGTTAAGGCACGTATAAATTTACTTCCGTTTCCACAGTCTATGATACATAGATCCGGTGTCCTTCTTTCCATAAAGAACAGCTCCATTATTTTAACTGTTGACGTGCATCAGAGATTGAATTTATATTCTGTTATCGTGCTGGACGGTAAAACACTGCAAGGGATGTATTATCCAGTTGGTAATTCTAGGAAGTGGCTTAATAATAGCTTTTTTGGAGGAATGACAAGAGTGAATTGTATACTTCATAGGTATTTTTTTAGACAAGTTGCACATTTGGTATTTGATTGACTGATAACGtgataaacgaaaaaataggACAGTGAGTAACTATTTGCTCAAGCAGAGCAAACAACTCTACAGcatgttccgtctaaaccccacattagaagtaatgaaagttctaataaagatatttttttgaaagttagtactcagccataatccgttgaattctgctcaatgaaaatattttcaaaatgacggcacttccggttataccggaagtcgctatcaactttcttattttaaatggaaagctatgtttttcactgcgtttttgaattagttgagttattttaaggccgtttttatcagctttccctataccgaagtttaaccgttttcgagatatttaagactttttgaaaatttttggatttgcacctgtcacttaaaaaatcggtaactctcttagttttagagattttgaaataatatttggAGAATTCAAAGAGAAAGTCTATATCTGTTCTctagtgtgttcaaaattggaaaagaagttattaaacccaaaaattttacggttaagtttggacaatttcaagtacccataacttatttttttcaaatgggatgtcccaatttttattttactagatggaggagaatttttttctgcatcgatctgtatcagcattccctatacctatctgtgataattttcaagttatattggtttttttgacattgttgaAAACTTCGTACTAACCACAGCTCTCTTTGCATAGTaggccataaaaacatttctgattaaacaaacgacaaactctgttcaaaattgtgccgtcctgtgaaaacaaaataaattcattgaatgttggtttaaaaaactttaatttctcacatttttttattcgtttccATGACAACCGATAAAAAGAGgcctatggctaatgaatttttcaatcccAGCAagaagttattgtaacttgaaaactattaaacataagcatagggaatgctaatacagatcgatgcagaaataaattctttacgatttgatgaaataaaacttgtggcatttcatttgaaaaaattgagttatgggtgctcaaagttctgaaaatttaactttaaacatttcgAGTTTGTTACTCTTTTctagaaatttgaaatacaccAAAATAAAGATCTAGGatttctctttcaaatgagctataaagcttttccaaatttttgaaaatggcagagttatcgatttttgagcTGGAAGgtacgaataaaaaaaaataaaaacactaaataTTTCTAATGTAGGGTTTAGACTGAACTGTGTAGTATCCCtcaaaattttcagataattctgttaaaaaaatgggaAATAATTGATAGATATTTTATGGTCCTAGTTTTTTGAACACCCCGtacaactttattatttttgaagtaattgTTAATTGAACCCAAACACTGGACTTTATAGAAATGCAAGAACCTCTCGCAACCGTCTACGTAAACAAGCCACGTTATTTTTCCACTGTAGAGTAAATAATA of the Tribolium castaneum strain GA2 chromosome 1, icTriCast1.1, whole genome shotgun sequence genome contains:
- the LOC103312267 gene encoding uncharacterized protein LOC103312267, whose product is MVKCKECGCNCKRCLAHDHDVHLHVEIENLKQKLVERENHIVTMETNFLNEANKYPSGELVALREELLTWQDKYRRLYDAHRRVQRVNQGLEDKLLKLVDVCETEKSTLTKHVATLSQKLAEANHTIKKLTEDNERYKNDVSLAIQFLQCKQSNFVTRKFDSLPHEVQVQVSSHMTNKRKPEEKKVSYEMKSIKVPIPTFPPTAMVYSVPKSPKPDRKLELESESPPVDLVSAAIMAKVLEERQKEKAYAKHCDTCTCSKKLSLVCDIAQYTVGTQTGEYKSSLCLRCNENLPQSPQKMRIVKHDPSNKKVPIYPNESTEISGNNIVKVQPNNFLIDETPNSLLSQPDINFFSINEAPRVRNKSPKLGIKVEHHHLCNKTSPTYEPSDTSAKNGSSDNLKGPRYCSMRLQSGSRNILLDNAHNNVAPVLYKQHKVKREETPTIHETSHTESCSSEDLKNMSVTSDHSGHNQQVADWIRNNLENDISSSENSQSEPLIHGKRGNLRGVDQIKYAEMEENVKRFLFGESEFLKTVEIGKLKYQSYREKDGGNGNESNSSRSNSHTETEI